In a single window of the Terriglobus roseus genome:
- a CDS encoding PQQ-dependent sugar dehydrogenase codes for MKQMMIAGLFVAMAATQAHAQINAGEQKPEASTPFNLTKVTTLNLPWRIAFLPDGRMLITEKVGPVWLVTQTGEKTPVANVPTVLAKGQGGMLGIYLSPHYASDHSVYLAYSEPGEPGGSSLALARAKLTLGSGTASLDDLKVIWRDGERGLGGQFGAAVAFSPDGKYLFLTSGDRQRFTPAQDPNQPLGKILRLTLDGKPAPGNPMAGKKGTPTVPVIDPPADTEAAKTAPVLRTYTFPGANLTPSETWSSGHRTPYGLAFSPDGKLWEVEHGPKGGDELNLIQPGKNYGWPLASYATNYNGVPIPSPDTRSDLVKPVIYWTPIIAPGNIMFYTGNMFPALKGSALVGGMASHTINHIVFDGKGGAKPAERWDTGTLRVRDIEQAPDGALWILEDANPGGVYRVTPK; via the coding sequence ATGAAGCAAATGATGATCGCGGGCCTGTTTGTGGCTATGGCTGCAACCCAGGCACACGCGCAGATCAATGCAGGCGAGCAGAAGCCGGAAGCGAGCACGCCCTTCAACCTGACAAAGGTCACCACGCTGAACCTGCCCTGGCGCATCGCCTTTCTGCCGGATGGCCGGATGCTGATCACCGAAAAGGTCGGGCCGGTATGGCTCGTCACGCAGACCGGCGAGAAGACGCCCGTCGCCAACGTTCCCACGGTCCTTGCGAAGGGCCAGGGCGGTATGCTCGGTATCTATCTTTCGCCGCATTACGCTTCCGACCACTCTGTGTACCTGGCTTACTCGGAGCCGGGTGAGCCTGGTGGTTCCAGCCTCGCCCTGGCGCGTGCGAAGCTCACGCTCGGCAGTGGTACGGCAAGCCTGGATGACCTGAAGGTCATCTGGCGAGACGGCGAGCGTGGTCTCGGCGGCCAGTTCGGCGCAGCAGTCGCATTCTCTCCAGATGGCAAGTACCTGTTCCTGACTTCAGGAGATCGTCAGCGCTTTACGCCCGCGCAGGACCCGAATCAGCCGCTGGGCAAGATCCTCCGGCTGACGCTCGATGGCAAGCCCGCACCCGGCAATCCGATGGCAGGCAAGAAGGGCACACCCACTGTGCCCGTGATCGATCCACCAGCCGATACTGAAGCCGCAAAGACCGCCCCCGTTCTGCGCACTTACACGTTCCCCGGCGCAAACCTGACGCCGTCTGAAACGTGGAGCAGCGGACACCGCACACCCTACGGCCTCGCCTTCTCGCCGGACGGCAAGCTGTGGGAGGTGGAGCACGGTCCCAAGGGTGGCGATGAGCTGAACCTGATCCAGCCCGGTAAGAACTACGGCTGGCCGCTGGCTTCCTACGCGACCAACTACAACGGCGTTCCCATTCCCAGCCCGGATACGCGTTCCGACCTGGTGAAGCCCGTCATCTACTGGACGCCGATCATCGCTCCCGGCAACATCATGTTCTACACCGGAAACATGTTCCCGGCGCTGAAGGGTTCCGCACTCGTCGGCGGCATGGCGAGCCACACCATCAACCACATCGTCTTCGACGGCAAAGGCGGCGCGAAGCCTGCAGAACGCTGGGACACGGGCACTCTCCGTGTTCGCGATATCGAGCAGGCACCGGACGGCGCGCTCTGGATCCTGGAAGACGCCAATCCCGGCGGCGTCTATCGTGTGACACCGAAGTAA
- a CDS encoding GNAT family N-acetyltransferase, which translates to MSREASTRVDETWRAVEADTLFEGTLLPLSHRAAWAQTQPKGSVLHVDVLGPAGRRITSLVVQRDGSRILPGHVFLRVQRFGYGWPMHTWSAAIQRLTEIAKADSKVLRLNIEIFLREDREKMHELLRANGFTSVPPRSYRHTLTLPVDQPDEALLATRKSLRKRLRDAEKAGAVIRVLTEPQFAVALTALQQKAMERSGGTFRIPDWPSILKFSEAEPGMSRVVGLFPSADAVAPDTMLGFAWGCMHGDHAEYRAAGSAELGPEHRGISISHPLLWDLVRWTRENGGTWFDMGGVTLKEGGDDPLAGISATKRVFSETVEEVGEEWMLEPHPWKSRLAKGLGRLIGKMATFTKPSVEKSR; encoded by the coding sequence ATGAGCCGCGAAGCTTCAACGCGAGTGGACGAAACCTGGCGTGCAGTCGAAGCAGACACCCTGTTTGAGGGAACACTGCTACCGCTGTCGCATCGCGCCGCGTGGGCCCAGACCCAGCCCAAGGGTTCCGTTCTTCATGTCGATGTGCTGGGGCCAGCCGGACGACGGATTACATCACTTGTAGTGCAGCGGGATGGCAGCCGCATTCTGCCCGGGCACGTTTTTCTTCGGGTGCAGCGTTTCGGCTATGGCTGGCCTATGCACACCTGGTCCGCCGCGATCCAGCGGCTCACGGAGATCGCAAAGGCTGACAGCAAGGTATTGCGCCTGAATATCGAGATCTTCCTTCGGGAAGACCGGGAGAAGATGCACGAACTGTTGCGTGCGAACGGCTTCACGTCCGTGCCACCGCGAAGCTATCGGCACACGCTGACTCTGCCGGTCGATCAGCCGGATGAGGCTCTGCTCGCCACTCGGAAATCTCTGAGGAAGCGCCTGCGCGACGCCGAGAAGGCTGGTGCTGTCATCCGCGTCCTCACGGAGCCACAATTTGCCGTGGCGTTGACCGCCCTGCAGCAGAAGGCTATGGAACGCAGCGGAGGCACCTTCCGCATTCCCGACTGGCCGTCCATCCTGAAGTTCTCCGAAGCAGAACCGGGAATGTCGCGCGTGGTCGGATTGTTCCCGTCTGCCGATGCAGTCGCACCGGACACCATGCTTGGCTTCGCATGGGGCTGCATGCACGGCGACCATGCGGAGTACCGCGCAGCCGGATCAGCGGAACTGGGCCCGGAGCACCGCGGAATCTCCATCAGCCATCCCCTGCTTTGGGACCTGGTTCGCTGGACCCGCGAAAACGGTGGGACCTGGTTCGATATGGGCGGCGTCACGCTGAAGGAAGGCGGCGACGATCCTCTGGCCGGTATCTCCGCCACGAAACGGGTCTTCAGTGAAACCGTGGAAGAGGTGGGCGAAGAGTGGATGCTGGAGCCGCACCCGTGGAAGAGCCGGCTCGCAAAGGGCCTTGGCAGACTGATCGGGAAGATGGCCACCTTCACGAAGCCATCGGTGGAGAAGAGCCGATGA
- a CDS encoding glycosyltransferase family 2 protein encodes MSGQLVSVLVPTYNRADCLLETLDCVLAQTHTDWELIIVDDGSTDGTGNLVAAHFQGDTRLRYIYQQNAGVSHARNTGLRAAKGDFIAFLDSDDRWMPWKLAAQLACMRERPEIGMVWTDMEAIDHTGAFLEARHLRTMYSAYQHHQMDTLFSGSMAAEAVRSMPAEATQQESAVRFFFGDIFAPMILGSLVHTSTVMLRRDRALLVGGFDETLKHSGEDYDFHLRTCKAGPVGLLDVSAIQYRKGRPDRLTRYTDATAINFLATVEKAVANDTEGRLRKQDVDRVLVEANEWVAEEKFKLRDSKAVRRHALRSLRRKPRQRRLIALFVMSYLPMTLLERVMRFYRSAKDRLRR; translated from the coding sequence ATGAGCGGCCAACTTGTCAGCGTCCTGGTTCCGACCTACAACCGTGCAGACTGCCTGCTGGAGACGCTCGACTGCGTCCTCGCACAGACCCACACAGACTGGGAACTGATCATCGTCGATGATGGTTCGACCGACGGGACGGGCAATCTCGTCGCTGCGCACTTCCAGGGCGACACGAGGCTGCGCTACATCTACCAGCAGAACGCGGGCGTCTCGCACGCGCGGAATACGGGGCTTCGAGCAGCCAAGGGCGACTTCATCGCATTTCTGGATTCTGACGATCGCTGGATGCCGTGGAAGCTGGCAGCTCAGCTCGCCTGTATGCGAGAGAGGCCCGAGATCGGCATGGTCTGGACGGACATGGAGGCGATCGACCACACGGGCGCATTCCTTGAGGCGCGGCACCTGAGGACGATGTACAGCGCCTATCAACACCACCAGATGGACACGCTGTTCTCAGGCAGCATGGCGGCGGAAGCCGTCCGTTCCATGCCTGCGGAGGCAACCCAGCAGGAGAGCGCGGTGCGCTTCTTCTTCGGCGACATCTTCGCGCCCATGATTCTTGGCAGCCTGGTCCACACCTCGACCGTGATGCTGCGGCGCGACCGAGCACTACTGGTCGGCGGCTTCGATGAGACGCTCAAGCACTCCGGCGAGGACTATGACTTTCATCTCCGTACATGTAAAGCCGGCCCTGTTGGCTTGCTGGACGTGTCTGCCATCCAGTATCGAAAGGGCAGGCCGGATCGTCTCACCCGCTATACCGATGCCACGGCCATCAACTTCCTCGCGACCGTGGAGAAGGCCGTAGCAAACGACACGGAAGGCCGGCTGCGAAAGCAGGACGTGGATCGTGTGCTGGTGGAAGCGAATGAATGGGTGGCGGAAGAAAAGTTCAAGCTGCGCGATAGCAAGGCCGTCCGGCGGCACGCCCTCCGGTCATTGCGGCGGAAGCCGCGGCAGCGCAGGCTGATCGCACTTTTTGTGATGAGCTATCTTCCGATGACCCTGTTGGAACGGGTGATGCGGTTCTATCGTTCCGCGAAGGATCGGCTTCGCCGATAG
- a CDS encoding polysaccharide deacetylase family protein has product MSKRLFLSRFLKRSGVFALLDALPLRPGVLVVNHHRIGDASQTRFDRGVFSQTAEGLDEQIRFLRKRMPIVAGEELEALLTGKQPLKRTYAAITFDDGYLDNYRDAFPVLQSQGVPAIFFPVIQYVGSDAVPWWDEIAYLVRNTTRPSVEVSYPSQLQVTLGDDREVAIRQLLRHYKKPENRNGEKFLEGLRASAGCNPPAPGRRFLDWDEARTMANAGMEFGSHTCSHTILSQQSPEDQRWELTESRRVLQKELGRPIHSLAYPVGSASAFTPETEEIAANAGFSLGFAFQGGWNQPGVGRATHVQRISPAPEPELFQAQTLQLMNPLARW; this is encoded by the coding sequence ATGTCCAAACGCCTTTTCCTGTCACGTTTCCTGAAGAGATCGGGTGTGTTCGCACTCCTCGATGCCCTGCCGTTACGACCTGGGGTGCTGGTGGTAAACCATCACCGCATCGGTGACGCGAGCCAGACACGCTTTGATCGTGGCGTCTTCAGCCAGACTGCCGAAGGACTCGACGAGCAGATCCGCTTCCTTCGGAAACGCATGCCCATCGTGGCTGGCGAGGAGTTGGAGGCGCTGCTGACCGGCAAGCAACCGCTCAAGCGCACGTACGCAGCGATCACCTTTGATGACGGCTACCTCGATAACTACCGGGATGCCTTCCCCGTGCTGCAGAGTCAAGGCGTCCCCGCCATCTTCTTTCCGGTCATCCAGTACGTTGGCAGCGATGCGGTGCCCTGGTGGGATGAGATTGCCTACCTGGTGAGGAATACCACGCGACCATCTGTCGAGGTGAGTTATCCATCGCAGTTGCAGGTCACACTGGGAGACGACCGCGAGGTGGCCATCCGGCAGCTGCTGCGCCACTACAAGAAGCCGGAAAACCGGAACGGCGAGAAGTTCCTCGAGGGGCTGCGAGCGAGTGCCGGTTGCAACCCACCGGCACCCGGACGGAGGTTTCTGGACTGGGATGAGGCCCGCACGATGGCGAATGCCGGCATGGAGTTCGGCTCCCACACCTGTTCCCATACCATCCTGAGCCAGCAATCGCCCGAGGATCAGCGTTGGGAGCTTACAGAATCACGTCGCGTCCTCCAAAAGGAGCTTGGCAGGCCCATCCACTCCCTTGCGTATCCCGTCGGATCGGCAAGCGCCTTCACACCAGAGACCGAAGAGATAGCTGCCAATGCTGGGTTTTCGTTGGGTTTTGCCTTCCAGGGAGGCTGGAATCAGCCCGGTGTGGGCCGTGCAACGCATGTGCAGCGGATCTCCCCCGCACCGGAACCGGAACTGTTTCAGGCTCAGACGTTACAACTCATGAACCCGCTCGCGCGGTGGTAA
- a CDS encoding ArnT family glycosyltransferase has product MLLAVVTLLVQVLPYLSYRWVTDESWYTGPGYSLAHGHGVADPAIGPNDIENHFDARPPGTAIVISGVFRMLGVGQVQARLGSVVAAIIVLLAVYRIGLDVLGRNGAIVAVLVAATDNFLVASARTARPEALTTMAVMLSLWAMVRYARSPQMLWAFASGILIALAAMFHITVLGFVISFGLLAIVIDHRGGRFPLRGALLYTAGFAAGLGPFVAWILTSPLGKKGFRAEYLARTHEGQMLKLAHECKRYADMLGLHQLHGGLEWVPVRILIPACFLAATFLLWRYRRTWFWLELLLFVPTVFWFIETANKSSRYFALTAPFTALVIGACVAITLSQQRWRKPVLYAAGLLIAMQFGSNLLLLRAASHANYNKVAAELNSVVPAGEPVYGTITFWLAMHDHTYLSYERTTPRMAQEQFGVHYFVLGDRMMTQGEPWDAEFYEDMNQYLADLVQRSTLVGNFPDPYYGDLKVYRTQ; this is encoded by the coding sequence TTGTTGCTGGCGGTGGTGACCCTGCTGGTCCAGGTGCTCCCTTATCTGTCCTACCGATGGGTCACCGATGAGAGCTGGTACACGGGACCGGGCTATTCGCTGGCGCACGGGCATGGCGTGGCAGACCCCGCCATTGGTCCAAACGATATTGAGAACCACTTCGATGCCCGTCCGCCGGGAACGGCAATTGTCATCTCAGGCGTCTTTCGCATGCTGGGCGTCGGCCAGGTGCAGGCCCGTCTGGGGTCGGTGGTCGCAGCCATCATTGTGCTGCTGGCCGTCTACCGGATCGGGCTGGACGTCCTTGGAAGGAACGGCGCCATCGTCGCCGTGCTGGTGGCAGCAACCGACAACTTCCTGGTAGCAAGTGCGCGCACCGCCCGGCCTGAAGCGCTGACCACCATGGCAGTCATGCTGAGCCTGTGGGCCATGGTGCGCTATGCCAGATCGCCACAAATGCTATGGGCTTTCGCGTCGGGCATCCTGATCGCCCTCGCGGCCATGTTCCACATCACGGTGCTCGGCTTTGTGATCTCGTTCGGATTACTTGCGATCGTGATCGATCATCGCGGCGGGCGGTTCCCCCTGCGAGGTGCATTGCTGTACACCGCTGGTTTCGCGGCCGGACTGGGTCCCTTTGTCGCGTGGATCCTGACGAGTCCCCTGGGCAAGAAGGGCTTCCGAGCAGAGTACCTTGCCCGCACGCACGAAGGCCAGATGTTGAAGCTGGCGCACGAGTGCAAGCGCTACGCTGACATGCTCGGCCTGCACCAGCTCCACGGCGGCCTGGAGTGGGTGCCTGTACGCATCCTGATCCCGGCCTGCTTCCTCGCCGCGACCTTCCTGCTGTGGCGGTATCGCCGCACATGGTTCTGGCTGGAACTGCTGCTCTTCGTCCCGACCGTGTTCTGGTTCATCGAAACGGCAAACAAATCTTCGCGCTACTTTGCCCTGACGGCCCCTTTCACGGCACTCGTCATCGGAGCCTGCGTGGCGATTACGCTTTCACAGCAGCGATGGCGCAAGCCCGTTCTCTACGCCGCGGGCCTGCTGATCGCCATGCAGTTCGGATCAAACCTGCTCTTGCTGCGCGCTGCCAGCCACGCCAACTACAACAAGGTGGCCGCGGAGCTCAATAGCGTTGTGCCTGCGGGCGAGCCGGTCTATGGCACCATTACCTTCTGGCTTGCAATGCACGACCACACCTACCTGTCGTATGAGCGCACGACACCCCGCATGGCGCAGGAGCAGTTTGGCGTTCACTACTTTGTCCTGGGTGACCGGATGATGACGCAGGGCGAACCATGGGATGCCGAATTTTACGAGGACATGAACCAGTACCTCGCAGACCTGGTCCAGCGAAGCACCCTGGTGGGAAATTTTCCGGATCCGTACTACGGCGACCTGAAGGTCTACCGCACACAGTAA
- a CDS encoding glycosyltransferase, producing the protein MIARLKIEAEDFLRYNPTVRNTLARYKIQRAARSEAPNTRAAIASLRDLCAAARLASDGSLVLQAESAIERVLNRINPAEIVWEELLPDPASRRISKGMILKPYVSEREKGVVFVSFENQMARLAKATDLARFASRYTLVVSPSWCPPHSVYTYLFPRVYPDKIITLISNTKDLTYFPRMDSKYSMLPLYASNWVDDREFRPVPKTEKNIDIFMLANFAKYKRHYAFFRALQDVPRSFRIVLNGQSEPGRSRETILDEAGAYGVRDRFELRENVTDQELHDNLVHAKTSVILSLREGSCVAVVEAMFANTPVGMLEHAEIGSRVFITPETGRLLKPAALGAQLTDFVNTSHAYEPRRWVEENGVGCLASSATLNDTLKREALSAGRDWTEDIAPLRWRPNPQFYRPEDAARMQEAHADIEACGLLIGPAAQ; encoded by the coding sequence ATGATCGCTAGGCTGAAGATCGAGGCGGAGGACTTCCTCCGCTACAACCCCACAGTCCGCAATACCCTTGCCCGATACAAGATTCAGCGGGCGGCGAGATCCGAGGCGCCGAACACCAGGGCGGCAATCGCCTCCCTGCGCGACCTGTGCGCCGCGGCACGACTCGCCAGCGACGGTTCGCTGGTCCTGCAAGCGGAAAGCGCCATCGAGCGCGTTTTGAATCGAATCAATCCTGCCGAAATTGTCTGGGAGGAACTGCTGCCGGACCCTGCTTCGCGGCGAATCTCAAAAGGCATGATTCTGAAGCCATACGTCAGCGAACGTGAAAAGGGTGTGGTCTTCGTCTCGTTCGAAAACCAGATGGCCCGACTCGCGAAGGCGACGGATCTTGCGCGCTTTGCCAGCCGGTACACGCTGGTCGTCTCGCCCTCGTGGTGCCCGCCACACTCGGTGTACACCTACCTGTTCCCGCGGGTTTACCCGGACAAGATCATCACGCTCATCAGCAATACGAAGGATCTGACCTACTTCCCGCGCATGGACTCGAAGTACAGCATGCTGCCGCTGTATGCCTCCAACTGGGTTGATGACCGCGAATTCCGGCCTGTCCCCAAGACTGAGAAGAACATCGACATCTTCATGCTTGCGAACTTCGCGAAGTATAAGCGCCACTACGCATTTTTCCGTGCGTTGCAGGATGTTCCGCGAAGCTTCCGAATCGTGCTGAACGGCCAGAGCGAACCAGGCCGTTCGCGCGAGACGATCCTGGATGAGGCCGGTGCCTATGGTGTGCGCGATCGCTTCGAGCTGCGCGAAAACGTTACGGACCAGGAACTGCATGACAACCTGGTGCATGCGAAGACCAGCGTCATCCTGTCGCTGCGCGAGGGCTCGTGCGTCGCGGTCGTTGAAGCCATGTTCGCGAACACGCCGGTTGGCATGTTGGAGCATGCAGAAATTGGTTCGCGCGTCTTCATTACGCCGGAAACCGGGCGACTGCTGAAGCCTGCCGCGCTTGGCGCACAGTTAACAGACTTCGTGAATACCTCGCACGCCTACGAGCCGAGACGGTGGGTAGAAGAGAACGGTGTCGGCTGCCTGGCAAGCTCTGCTACGCTCAACGACACTCTGAAGCGCGAGGCGCTGTCCGCAGGCCGCGACTGGACGGAGGACATCGCACCCCTGCGATGGCGTCCCAATCCCCAGTTCTACCGGCCTGAAGATGCAGCTCGCATGCAGGAGGCACATGCCGACATCGAGGCATGCGGCCTGTTGATAGGGCCCGCCGCGCAATGA
- a CDS encoding O-antigen ligase family protein: MAFFFTLLYMLTAFVSPPVLFGDLHVYHVEIIISLLAIVTSLPAVGPSRLLQRPQTWAIFTLWIVITISLMLNTSMREGAAEFYAFLPVVFGYFLTALNCKTKRHFQLIILALFLGALYFIVHGYLDLTANVSPSLYLYGEGTLRRLRGLGLVNDPNDFSQVVVSLIPCVFLFRQRSTFLNIFTIGLPVACLLTGLFLAHSRGAGVGLMAIVILSARRRIGTIPAIIVAGTLFAGSLAFGWSGGRDVSVEAGADRLDAWVMGIEFIKTHPLLGIGHDRFGELNYITAHNSIMQCAAEDGFLGFSCWVMFLFVSIRTTVRLGTATPATEESGQPMAAAPASPKDAWAMMLARSKQTEAIPGMAVPSGPAVIVPGWGTAELADGSAGGAPEIQGIAKLLLLALTGFLTAGWFLSRALSPWMFMYGGMILALQNMAERRNIFLTKDPLPFILRCSILIALGLLALVYLTLKVRSKMGQ; encoded by the coding sequence GTGGCCTTTTTCTTCACGCTGCTCTACATGCTCACGGCTTTCGTCAGCCCGCCCGTGCTCTTTGGCGATCTGCACGTGTATCACGTCGAGATCATCATCTCGCTTCTTGCGATTGTTACTTCGCTGCCTGCCGTGGGGCCGTCACGATTGCTGCAGCGGCCGCAGACCTGGGCGATCTTTACGCTGTGGATCGTGATCACCATCTCGCTGATGCTGAACACCTCCATGCGCGAAGGCGCTGCAGAGTTCTATGCGTTCCTGCCGGTGGTCTTCGGCTACTTCCTGACAGCGCTGAACTGCAAGACCAAGCGTCACTTCCAACTGATCATCCTTGCGCTCTTTCTAGGCGCGCTGTACTTCATCGTCCACGGCTACCTGGACCTGACTGCAAACGTGTCGCCCAGCCTATACCTTTATGGCGAGGGAACTCTCCGGCGTTTGCGCGGACTTGGCCTGGTCAACGACCCCAACGACTTCTCGCAAGTCGTGGTCAGCCTGATCCCATGCGTGTTTCTGTTCCGGCAACGCAGCACCTTCCTGAACATTTTCACCATCGGACTTCCCGTCGCTTGCCTGCTCACCGGACTGTTCCTGGCGCACTCTCGTGGCGCGGGCGTGGGCCTGATGGCGATTGTGATCCTGTCGGCGCGCCGGCGAATTGGAACGATTCCCGCCATCATCGTGGCAGGCACACTCTTTGCGGGTTCGCTGGCGTTCGGCTGGTCGGGCGGTCGAGATGTCTCGGTAGAGGCGGGCGCGGATCGCCTTGACGCCTGGGTGATGGGCATTGAATTCATCAAGACGCATCCCCTGCTGGGCATTGGGCATGATCGCTTCGGCGAACTGAATTACATCACCGCTCACAACTCCATCATGCAGTGCGCCGCCGAGGATGGATTCCTTGGCTTCTCGTGCTGGGTGATGTTCCTCTTCGTCAGCATACGGACGACAGTTCGCCTGGGCACAGCAACGCCCGCGACGGAAGAGTCTGGGCAGCCGATGGCCGCGGCACCAGCTTCACCAAAAGACGCATGGGCGATGATGCTGGCACGGTCAAAACAGACCGAGGCGATTCCCGGCATGGCCGTACCGTCCGGCCCGGCAGTCATTGTCCCCGGATGGGGAACTGCTGAGCTGGCAGACGGTTCTGCGGGGGGCGCGCCAGAAATCCAGGGGATCGCAAAGTTGCTCCTGCTGGCCCTGACGGGATTTCTGACGGCGGGATGGTTCCTCTCCCGAGCGCTCTCCCCGTGGATGTTCATGTATGGCGGCATGATCCTTGCGCTGCAGAACATGGCGGAGAGAAGGAACATCTTCCTGACGAAGGATCCTTTGCCCTTCATTCTGCGATGCTCCATCCTCATCGCACTGGGATTGCTGGCGCTGGTCTACCTCACTCTGAAGGTCCGATCAAAGATGGGCCAGTAG
- a CDS encoding PEP-CTERM sorting domain-containing protein, with translation MRNPALITAVLFIAVGGCAESIANSPECERWIADYSHKLAESQPVQEISQNKHLKKYVHRTIGTPTAKPKLVRTASPQDPLRPRMTPQQMMKKFQVLCGDLPPVETAMTIPPVAPPAGPALVPGIPTSGSPAITPAFSSTPGSPIIPGGPGGSSPGTSFTPPGSPTPPGSPAPPGIPTPPGTPTPPGTPTPPGTPTPPGTPTPPTGPPDLPPTTPPEGPPAPPVPEPSTLVLMLSGAVLAAGYTFRRKTALI, from the coding sequence ATGCGTAACCCCGCCCTGATTACCGCAGTGCTCTTCATAGCCGTGGGCGGCTGTGCGGAAAGCATTGCCAACTCCCCGGAATGCGAGCGCTGGATCGCTGACTACAGCCACAAGCTCGCGGAATCGCAGCCCGTTCAGGAAATTTCCCAGAACAAGCACCTGAAGAAGTACGTTCATCGGACGATCGGCACCCCTACGGCCAAGCCGAAACTGGTGCGAACGGCTTCCCCGCAGGATCCGCTCCGTCCGCGCATGACACCGCAGCAGATGATGAAGAAGTTCCAGGTTCTCTGCGGCGATCTGCCTCCCGTGGAGACGGCGATGACCATTCCGCCAGTCGCGCCGCCTGCCGGACCGGCGCTGGTTCCGGGCATACCGACCAGTGGTTCGCCTGCAATCACGCCCGCTTTCTCTTCAACGCCGGGCAGCCCGATCATTCCTGGCGGCCCAGGTGGCTCCAGTCCGGGCACCAGCTTTACGCCCCCAGGATCGCCCACGCCGCCGGGATCTCCAGCGCCTCCGGGTATCCCGACGCCTCCCGGAACCCCGACGCCTCCCGGAACCCCGACGCCTCCCGGGACTCCCACACCTCCCGGGACTCCGACGCCGCCGACCGGGCCTCCGGATCTGCCGCCAACGACTCCGCCGGAGGGACCACCTGCTCCACCCGTGCCCGAGCCTTCCACGCTTGTGCTGATGCTTTCAGGAGCGGTGCTTGCAGCTGGCTACACCTTTCGCAGGAAAACGGCGTTGATTTAG
- a CDS encoding oligosaccharide flippase family protein yields MNSKTILRNTLWYGLENLISFLASLVTSVLVARALGPSRMGYIIYVMWLANIASSFGSIGIPATTRKYMAEYLGSGQWSTARFIYFRTLSIQIGMATLMTAVSIVWVLRNAPMEFRLAALLLVIGVWPSMVNSISAQANVASEELSSNLPASAASTATFFVLTVLAVYLHWGVVGIASAMLGMRIVDFAVRFVPTIWKVRNWPADNVALPPDLRPRMFHFAWQSITGMMLTLIVWDRSEIFLLKHMSPDVRQIAFYSVAFSLAEKLLIFPTVFASATGATVFAQYGRDRSRIPAMTASSARYLGLTSLPLHIVTTALAGSLLVAMYGDQYRGAILVATMAPLTCLPKAFLTPVQTLFEAVERQKYFIWATLFASVVDVAVAWWLIPQHGAVGATIGSGLAQLIAVTALWTLAIRQYRIRMPWLFLGKVVLGSTFAAGCAYAVARTLSPLPGLIAGAGVAGALLLGCAWLFRWLEGEDLERLKVLVDASPAVLAAPVQMTYSWLLRRVTIAEELP; encoded by the coding sequence TTGAATAGTAAAACCATCCTCCGGAACACGCTCTGGTATGGCCTGGAAAACCTCATCAGTTTCCTGGCGTCGCTGGTCACTTCCGTTCTTGTCGCACGCGCGCTTGGCCCATCCCGCATGGGCTACATCATCTATGTGATGTGGCTGGCGAACATTGCAAGCAGCTTTGGCAGCATCGGCATCCCGGCCACGACGCGGAAGTACATGGCGGAATACCTGGGATCGGGCCAGTGGTCGACGGCGCGTTTCATCTACTTCCGCACCCTCTCCATTCAGATCGGCATGGCGACGCTCATGACCGCTGTCTCCATCGTCTGGGTGCTGCGGAATGCGCCAATGGAGTTCCGGCTGGCCGCGCTGCTGCTGGTGATCGGCGTCTGGCCATCGATGGTGAACTCAATCTCGGCGCAGGCTAATGTGGCCTCTGAGGAGCTTTCGTCCAACCTGCCGGCATCCGCCGCCAGCACCGCTACCTTCTTCGTCCTTACGGTCCTTGCGGTGTATCTGCACTGGGGCGTGGTTGGCATCGCATCCGCCATGCTGGGCATGCGCATCGTGGACTTTGCGGTCCGATTCGTCCCGACGATCTGGAAGGTCCGCAACTGGCCCGCAGACAACGTCGCGCTACCGCCGGATCTGCGTCCCCGGATGTTCCACTTCGCATGGCAGAGCATTACGGGCATGATGCTCACACTGATTGTCTGGGATCGGTCAGAGATCTTCCTTCTGAAGCACATGTCTCCTGATGTCCGGCAGATCGCCTTTTACTCTGTAGCCTTCAGTCTCGCGGAGAAGCTGCTGATCTTCCCAACGGTCTTCGCCTCGGCGACGGGTGCGACAGTCTTCGCGCAGTATGGTCGCGACCGCAGCCGCATCCCGGCCATGACGGCCTCTTCCGCACGCTATCTTGGTCTGACGTCCCTGCCGCTACACATCGTCACCACCGCCCTTGCCGGATCGTTGCTGGTAGCCATGTACGGCGACCAGTACCGGGGCGCGATCCTGGTCGCGACGATGGCTCCGCTCACCTGCCTGCCGAAGGCTTTCCTGACGCCTGTACAAACACTGTTTGAGGCGGTGGAACGGCAGAAGTACTTCATCTGGGCAACGCTCTTCGCTTCGGTGGTCGACGTGGCAGTGGCATGGTGGCTCATCCCGCAGCATGGCGCAGTCGGTGCGACGATTGGCAGCGGATTGGCGCAGTTGATCGCCGTCACGGCCCTGTGGACCCTCGCGATCAGGCAATATCGCATTCGCATGCCGTGGCTGTTCCTGGGGAAGGTCGTCCTTGGAAGCACGTTTGCCGCTGGCTGTGCCTATGCGGTTGCACGGACACTCTCGCCCCTGCCAGGCCTGATCGCCGGTGCAGGGGTTGCCGGTGCGCTTCTGTTAGGTTGCGCCTGGCTTTTCCGTTGGTTGGAAGGGGAAGATCTTGAGCGGCTGAAGGTTCTGGTGGATGCGAGTCCTGCCGTCCTTGCCGCTCCGGTCCAAATGACCTACTCGTGGCTGCTGCGCCGGGTCACGATTGCGGAAGAGCTCCCGTAA